Proteins from a single region of Paraglaciecola sp. T6c:
- the scpB gene encoding SMC-Scp complex subunit ScpB, whose amino-acid sequence MAKISSVQLKQLIEAAVFVSDAPVSQEHLQDTVLSGLKVTKKALKEAIEELQVEYQSRGVQLVEVASGYRFQSMDSLGPWLSKLWQEQAPRYSRALLETLSMVAYRQPITRGEIEDVRGVAVSSHIMKTLIERDWVKVVGHKEVPGRPALYATTKGFLNYFSLKRLKDLPSQDAFDASNSQDERRVITEPDDTSHQQVSTAPVHSTKGDNSSGEQSTTEEQIPSKQAASDQAQESKLDNTDNPNQREQLH is encoded by the coding sequence GTGGCAAAAATATCTTCGGTACAATTGAAGCAATTGATAGAGGCCGCGGTGTTTGTATCAGATGCACCGGTTAGCCAAGAACATTTGCAAGATACGGTGTTAAGTGGCCTTAAAGTGACTAAAAAAGCACTCAAGGAAGCCATAGAAGAATTACAGGTAGAATATCAATCTCGCGGTGTACAGCTGGTTGAGGTAGCCAGTGGCTATCGCTTTCAGTCAATGGATAGCTTAGGACCATGGTTAAGCAAGCTGTGGCAAGAGCAAGCGCCACGATATTCAAGAGCTTTGCTGGAAACCTTGTCGATGGTGGCCTATCGCCAACCCATCACGCGAGGTGAAATAGAAGATGTACGTGGTGTGGCGGTAAGTAGCCATATCATGAAAACCTTAATAGAGAGGGATTGGGTGAAAGTGGTAGGGCACAAAGAAGTGCCGGGACGCCCAGCCTTGTATGCAACAACAAAAGGATTTTTAAACTATTTCTCGTTAAAGAGATTGAAAGACTTACCCAGTCAAGATGCCTTCGATGCGAGTAATAGCCAGGATGAACGCCGAGTTATTACTGAGCCTGATGACACTAGCCATCAGCAAGTCAGCACAGCACCTGTGCACAGCACTAAAGGTGATAACTCATCAGGCGAGCAATCAACGACAGAAGAACAAATACCGTCAAAACAAGCAGCGTCAGACCAAGCACAAGAGTCTAAGCTTGATAATACTGACAACCCTAATCAAAGAGAGCAGTTACACTAA
- a CDS encoding STAS/SEC14 domain-containing protein produces MITQLPESKGSTIGIRVSGKVDQTQEKEWINTFDSLIAQHNKINVLVLIDDNFDIGLKAAFEDIKWTFGHLEHMDKLALVSTRRVIKWLVEIDSPFAKMVNIDEKYFDVNEPSNTKVDEMHNTVLLSEIFGWMSLINIGLLSLATLALIWIGERITSVHSRLFSIPERRLKTMYMNYLAHYKLLIFVFNLVPYIALNILF; encoded by the coding sequence ATGATCACGCAGTTACCCGAGAGTAAAGGTTCCACCATTGGTATAAGAGTCAGTGGGAAGGTTGACCAGACACAAGAGAAAGAGTGGATCAATACGTTTGATTCACTGATAGCGCAGCACAACAAAATCAATGTATTGGTCTTAATTGATGATAATTTCGATATTGGCTTAAAGGCAGCATTTGAAGATATAAAATGGACGTTTGGCCACCTTGAACATATGGACAAACTTGCGCTCGTATCTACCCGTCGTGTGATTAAGTGGCTAGTGGAAATTGATAGTCCTTTTGCCAAAATGGTCAACATTGATGAAAAGTACTTTGATGTAAACGAGCCATCAAACACAAAGGTAGATGAAATGCATAACACCGTTTTACTAAGCGAAATATTTGGTTGGATGTCATTGATTAATATTGGTTTGCTGAGTTTGGCTACATTGGCCTTAATCTGGATCGGAGAGCGCATCACATCTGTTCATAGCAGGCTTTTTAGCATCCCAGAACGTCGATTAAAAACCATGTATATGAATTACTTAGCGCATTATAAATTACTCATTTTTGTTTTTAACTTGGTGCCGTATATTGCGTTGAATATTCTCTTTTGA
- a CDS encoding outer membrane beta-barrel protein, with the protein MKPKAVLLFFALFSTSSVIAASPNWDYVQGGYYTADVSDFDGFDPTGFGIGGAKSLGNNVFVRGSYSMLSDDLSGGDVDFDQGSAELGYRYKMSSSTDLYGTVAYHYAEISANGSGGSASTDTDGFGATIGIRSMVTNKIDLEAAAGFLRFDGDSEAITSIAANYFFHSNVSVGIKFTKISDVSTLGAVLRYSF; encoded by the coding sequence ATGAAACCAAAAGCGGTTTTACTCTTTTTCGCACTATTCTCAACTAGTTCAGTCATTGCAGCTTCGCCAAATTGGGATTACGTTCAAGGCGGATATTATACTGCCGATGTGTCTGATTTCGACGGCTTTGATCCTACAGGGTTTGGTATCGGTGGCGCTAAATCGCTTGGGAATAATGTATTTGTCAGAGGCAGCTACAGCATGCTCAGTGATGACTTATCTGGCGGAGATGTGGATTTTGATCAGGGTTCAGCAGAACTAGGCTATCGTTACAAAATGTCTAGCTCTACCGATTTATACGGTACGGTCGCGTACCATTATGCTGAAATTAGCGCGAACGGTTCTGGAGGCAGTGCAAGTACAGATACAGATGGTTTTGGCGCTACCATAGGCATTCGTTCAATGGTAACCAATAAAATTGACTTAGAGGCAGCGGCAGGCTTTCTCCGTTTCGACGGTGACAGTGAAGCAATCACCTCGATAGCGGCAAACTATTTCTTTCACTCGAACGTTTCTGTTGGGATAAAATTCACCAAAATTTCAGATGTAAGCACGTTAGGCGCTGTTCTTCGATATTCGTTCTAA
- a CDS encoding DUF6491 family protein produces MKHILILMVTLLTLASCATNRLSDPEKSIIIEKFITSEQLEARNSISAFDLDSWVSLSDQYLILRTSPFRSYLVKLTMRCNDINYSPALLVYSRIPNTLSAGFDSVFTPDNHRFRCNISRIYPLSKAQNKSLITAVSPKAEDKPLQSAQEENESPSEQSKAKTQ; encoded by the coding sequence ATGAAACATATCCTGATACTGATGGTTACGCTGCTCACGTTAGCAAGCTGTGCGACGAATCGATTATCTGATCCTGAAAAGTCCATCATTATTGAAAAGTTTATTACGAGCGAACAACTGGAAGCGCGCAACAGCATCAGTGCATTCGACTTAGACAGTTGGGTATCATTAAGCGACCAATATCTTATTCTGCGGACGTCCCCTTTTCGCTCGTACTTGGTGAAGCTCACCATGCGTTGTAACGATATAAATTACTCGCCAGCCTTGCTTGTGTACTCGCGGATACCCAACACTTTAAGCGCCGGCTTTGATAGCGTTTTCACGCCAGATAACCATAGATTTAGATGCAATATCAGTCGTATCTACCCACTTAGCAAAGCGCAAAATAAAAGTTTAATTACTGCTGTGAGCCCTAAAGCAGAAGACAAGCCGTTACAAAGCGCTCAAGAAGAGAATGAAAGTCCCAGTGAACAGAGCAAGGCTAAGACTCAGTAG
- the rluB gene encoding 23S rRNA pseudouridine(2605) synthase RluB yields MSEKLQKVLANAGVGSRREMEKWIASGRISVNGKVATLGDRVEPLDQLRVDGNLITAAAKSTICRVLMYNKPEGELCSRKDPQGRPTVFDRLPKIQNGRWIAVGRLDINTSGLLLFTNDGELANRLMHPKHEIEREYAVRVFGEVDDDMIKRLKKGVELEDGVSKFTEVRKRPGDDESLNSWYNVSLSEGKNREVRRLWESQGLQVSRLIRVRYGTLNLQNRLPQGGWIELPLTDLNTLRKSVQLDLEQESLIEDKQTKLDHVRLSRMRRSVQKHKVNQGRAKARPKKK; encoded by the coding sequence ATGAGTGAAAAATTACAAAAAGTCCTAGCCAATGCTGGTGTGGGCTCCCGTCGTGAGATGGAAAAATGGATAGCCTCTGGGCGCATTTCGGTTAACGGAAAAGTCGCCACCTTGGGAGATCGCGTTGAGCCTCTAGATCAGCTTCGCGTTGATGGCAACCTTATCACCGCTGCGGCAAAAAGCACGATATGCCGAGTATTGATGTACAACAAACCGGAAGGTGAGTTATGTAGCCGAAAAGATCCACAAGGTCGCCCAACTGTATTCGACCGTTTGCCTAAGATTCAAAATGGCCGCTGGATTGCGGTAGGGCGCTTAGACATCAACACCAGTGGTTTGTTGTTATTTACTAATGACGGCGAGCTAGCCAACCGTTTAATGCACCCTAAGCATGAAATTGAGCGTGAATATGCGGTGCGTGTATTTGGTGAAGTGGATGACGACATGATTAAACGCCTTAAGAAAGGTGTTGAATTAGAAGATGGGGTCTCTAAATTTACCGAAGTGCGCAAGCGCCCAGGTGATGATGAAAGCCTAAATAGTTGGTACAACGTGAGCCTATCTGAAGGGAAAAACCGTGAAGTTCGCCGATTGTGGGAGTCTCAAGGCTTGCAAGTTAGCCGCCTAATTCGCGTACGTTACGGTACCTTGAATCTACAAAATCGGCTTCCTCAGGGCGGTTGGATTGAGTTGCCACTGACTGACCTGAATACGTTGCGTAAAAGTGTGCAATTGGATTTGGAGCAAGAATCGCTGATCGAAGACAAGCAAACCAAGCTAGACCACGTTCGCTTGAGTCGCATGCGCCGTTCAGTGCAAAAGCACAAGGTTAATCAAGGTCGTGCCAAAGCAAGACCGAAAAAGAAGTAG